The nucleotide window TTCATGGGTTCTTAATGGCGGTCTGAGTTCAAAGCGCACGAAGATGATTGCGGCCGAAGATGCTCCAAAAATTGGATCACGTCTTGAACGTTACTCTATGAGTGGCAAGGCATCACGGCTAGTTGCTGGAGTAGGCGCTAAAATTGCTGATTCTAAGGCAGGTACGTTATTACGTGGATCAAAGGTAGGATCCTTACTCAAGGGGACAAAGGCTCTAGGATCTAAAATTCCGTATTTAGATGTGGCATTGGCCGGTACTTCGTTGATTGGCATGAATAAGAAAAATGCCGGTGGGAAGATTGGTAACTTCGGTGGATCTTTGGCAGGAATGGAAGGCGGTGCCGCCGTTGGCGCTTCCTTAGGATCATTCCTGCCTGGACCAGGTAATGTAATTGGCGGAGTAATTGGCGGCACAGTTGGCGGCATTGGTGGATCCAAGATTGGAAAGTTTATCGGTAAGAGTGTGCAAGGTGCACTTCCGGGAGTTAAACGAACTCTTTCACGAATGTTTGGCAGACTAGGCAAGTGGGTGGGCAGCAAGCTAGGAACAGTATTTCGGGTTGGTGGAAAAATTGCCAAAGGTTCTGCCAAGTTGCTTGCCGCACCATTTGTGTTTGCCGTCGGACTTGGTACAAAGGCATTTAATAAATTAAAGAAACCTGTCAGTCGCGTGCTCGATTGGATTGGTAAACAGTGGAGTAATTTTTCTAAAAAAGTCGGAAAATACTGGAGTAAGATCACTGCACCGATTGGTCGGGCATGGTCAAAGGTGGCCACGAAAACTAAAAAAATATGGAATGGAATTTCTGACTGGCTTGGACAATATTTTTCGAAAACGGGAAAGTGGATTGGTCAGACATGGGACGGGATTGCTCATTTATTTAGTAAACCGCTGCATTTTATTAGCGATGAATTCCATTCTATTTTTAGTGGAATTAAAAGTTTTGTTGGTGGTATTTTTGATTGGATTTCAAAAAAAGTTGGTAGTTTACTCGGTGGACTGAAGAAGTTTGGTCAAGGCGTAGGTAAAGTAATTAAAGGTATAGCTTCGTGGGCAGGAGATGTTTATAACACTGGGGAAAGTACGTTGAGTGGAAAAGGTCATGCTGCCGGTGGCCCAATTCGCAATAATGGACTTGCCATGGTTAATGAAGCAGGGCGAGAAATTGCCTACAACTCTCATAAGGGAACCTGGCGTTTTCTTGGTAATGGACCAACTATCACAAAACTGATGGCAGGGGAACACGTCTTAAATGCACGGGACACCGCCAAGATTACTCACGGCGGATTGGGCACTGGTAAAGTTCTCCCTGGTTATGCCAAGGGGACCACGACGCTGGGTAAAGGCTCCAAGACCACGGTAAATGTGGCTGGTGTTAATGATGCCACGCTCAAAAACAACGAGTATAAAACCAAACGGTCCGCCGACAAGATTGGCGCCGATATTGCGAAGGGGTACTCCAAGGGAACCAAGGGCGCACAAAGCAAGCTGACCACGTTCGGTAAGAAATCAGGCCGGTCATTCCGCTCGATTACTTCAAATACCAACAAACAGACTGACCTGATCCGCAAGCAGACCATTGCCGATTTTGATGAACTACAGAAAAAGTCGGATAAACAAATCGTTCAAATGAAGAAGTCCATGGCCAAGACCATGAGTGATATTCACGCGGGCATGAATTCGGAAACGAAGGCCATGGTCAGCGATTTTGGTGACATCATGGGTAAACTTGCGGGATTAGCCCATAAGGCCATGAGTGGCGCTATTACGTCCCTTAACGGAGGTTTTAGCGGTATTGATTCGGCTCTTAGTCAGTTTGGCGGGAACAGCTCAGTTCTGAAACCGATTCACTATGCCGAAGGTTCTAAGGGACCAATCGACAGTGACCAGCTGGCTGTTCTGAACGATGCTACGTCGGGACCACGACAAGAATTAGTCGCCCGTGGTGGCCAGCTGTTAAAACCAATGGGTAATAACGTGGCCGTTCACTTGAAGAAGGGTGACGAGGTCTTCAATGGATCACAAGTTGACCGAGCGCGACCTTATCTCCCTCATTTCAAGAAAGGAACTGGGTCAAGCGACTCCAAGCTTCGTTCACTGGCGTCGGCCAATGCGGGTGCCCCTGACAAGGCGTTCAACACCGAGTTCACGGTCAACGTCAAGGCCAACGGTTCTACTCTGCAGAAGGGTGTCACGAACACTGCGAATGCTGGAGCAAAGACGGTTGGTGTCCCATGGGAAAATGCAATGTGGGGATATATCGAATCATTGATCAGTTCTGGTGGTGGCGTCGGTGGTGGCCCTGTATTGCATTCTCCTGGTGCCGGCTGGATGAAGACATCCGGATTTGGTAATCGTGGGGCTGTCGGCGGTGGATTTAGTTCTCATGATGGAAACGACTTCTCCGGTTCTAAGACAGTTCACGCCATGCAGGATGCGGTTGTTACTGGTGCTGGTGGGGCCCCAAGTGGTTGGGGCGGTGGTAATGGTATTGGGGAGTACATTTCTACCAAAGGTGGAAACCTCTCACTCATTTACCAAGAACTCAACGGCAAGAGCAACTCTGGTGCTACTTTACTGGTACACAAGGGTGATCACGTTAAACGTGGTCAAGAAATTGCCAAGTTAGGGCCGTCTGGTACTCACGTCCACGTTGGGGCATCGACTGAGGGGCTTTGGTCTCATGGTGGTGGCTCAACGCGTGGTTGGCTCGACGTTACGAAGCTTAATGGGAATTTCGGAAACAAGGAAGGCAAAGCTAAAAAGAACACCAAGATTAGTAAGGCGATGACCTCACTGGTTAAGTCTCAACTCGGCTCTACGGCCATCAAGTGGATCAAGAAGAACCTGCAAGAATCCGATGACGTTGGTAGCTTCGGTCTATCCGGAAGCATTGCCAGTCGGGCCCGCACCTTAGCAGCGGCCATCAAGAAGATTTATGGTTCAGCGACTAACGCCGGAATCGCTGCCGTGTTGGGTAACTGGGAATTTGAATCTGGTTTGAACCCTGGGGCCATTAACCCCGGTGGTGGTGCGTCCGGACTTGGTCAGTGGCTGGGTGGTCGTAAGTCCGCCCTGATCAGCTATGCCCGAAAGCATGGCGGTAATTGGAAGAACGCAGGCACTCAATTAGCCTTCGCCCTACATGGTGATGGTTCGGATAGTAACGTTCTGAAGAGTGTCCTACGCGGTTCCGGATCCATTGCGGCACTGGCCAATAAATTCTCTAGTCAATGGGAACGTGGTGGCTACAATGCACAACACGTTGCCGGGGCCCGGAAGATTGAGGCTGCACTGCATAATGACGGCGGCTGGTCTAAGTCAGGCAAGCTGAATGTCTTTGGTGAAAAGGATCGTGAAGTTGCAATTAACCCTAAAAAGGCTAGTGCCGATGGATTGATTCAAAGCGCCATTAAGGCCCGTGCCGGTGTTGACGGTAGTGGCTTGGCTGGGACACTTAGCCGGGCTATGTCTAACCGTCCAGCCGCTGAACGAATCCCACAGGCTAAGGCCAACGGGACTAGTAGTCGTAATGTGACGATCAAGATGACCAATAACATCACGGTTCAAGGCGGCGACGGGCAAAACGTTGATAAGCAAATTATCAGTGCAATGCAAACAGTAATTGGTAAGATTCGACGCGCAATTGGTACCGACCAAGGCGAAGGGAGCATGATTATCTAATGGTTAAAAAGGTGAAACTGGATATCACTCTGCAAAGGAACGTTTCAAGTATCGTTAAAGCAGAGCTTAACCGTTATATCAAGACTGGCCATAAGGCCGTTTCACCCCCGTTATTCATAACGCCACCGGCCGACCTAAGCGACAAGTCGTTGGATTCTCACGTTAAATCTTCAAGTCAGGCGGTGAAAACTGATGCATCTAAGATTGCGGCGGTCAAAAAAACGATCGCCGCCCAGAAAGGCATTATTGACAAGACCGACAACTATTTGAGTAAACAGAATGGTTATAAGACGCGAAAGGCCGCCTATGACCATGTGACTGGACAGATAACTGCCTTTGAGAAGAAATTGGCCAAGGCCAAAACCGCTAAGGATAAGAAATCTATTCAGGGCCAGATCGCCTCTAAGAAGAAGGACCAAAAGGCCGCTTTTTCGGATCTTCGCAAGGTTACTAGTTCTAAGACGTATCAGGCTCAGCTTACTAAGCAAAGTAAGGCCCGTTCCAAACTGAAGGGAACCAAAAACAAACTTGATAGCCTGAATCTTAAAAAATCTCAGGATAAAAAGAAAGCGGCCGATTATAAAAAGGAGCAGAACAAGCGTAAGGCCGCGGCGCGCAGAAAAAAACAGGCCGAGAACCAGGATAAAATAAACAAAAAAATAGCCGATCAAAAAAAACAACCTCTCGTTGGGCATACCGCACTTTACCGCGCGGACCGAATGAGTACGGTTGTTTATTTTTTCGGCGAGGTTAAACCTACCGAAACCGATACGAGTGAGGTTACTTCGATTGGGGTTGATAACGCTGACCCGCGGGCCGGTAAATCGACTCGGACGAGCAAGGAGTTAACTGGAACGTATTTGATTTTCGGTAAGAACCCGGCCGCGGTGTACAAGCAGTTTGCGGACCTGCAAAAACTGCAGCGGTTAGATACTGAGTTTATTATTCGCGGTTTTTCTAATTGGAACCACGTCAAGATTTCTTCAATTGCCAAGACGGTGTCCGGGTTGGCCCGGGAGAACGCATTGGAGCTATCCATTACGTTTACCTATGTTAAGCAGGCCAACATCTTGTATGCCAAGAAGAAAAAGAAAACCAAGAAAAAAGGTGCTACTAAGAGCACCAAGAAGAAAGGGTCCGATAAGGGCAAGTACCGTAGCCATACCGTCAAGTCCGGCGATACGTACTGGGGACTGGCTCGGAAATACCATACAACGGTGGCTACATTGACCAAACTCAACGGGTCCCGGTTCAAAACGATGTTTCCGGGGCACAAGCTAAAAATTCCGAAGTAGGAGGGGAAGAGGATGCCTAAACGCGACAGCATTGAGTTTGATTTGAATAACTTGCCAGACACGATCGAAGTCGAGTTTGAAAACGGTGTGTTCGACCTTACCTTGCAACGGAATAAATTATCAGGCCAACTCACGATCGATATTGTTTCGGTTGACGACGACAGCCGCGCCATCTACGGGGAACCCATTACGTATGGCGTTCCGTTGTGGTACTGGTGCTCCTATGACTGGATTCCCGTTGAGCGGTTGATCCCGTTTGACGAAGCCGGATTAGAGTCTACCGTAACGCTCAGTAAACTTCAAAATAGTGTCTTCATCTTAGATGACGATAGCATTTGGGAGAGTGGTGACAACGATGGGGCTTAGTATTACTAATCCAGGCGGTAAGACCTGGTATGGGGCCAAGATTGAAGTCATCGTGTATGCCAAGAGTGGTACTTATCGTTTTACCAATTTCCATCCTAAAGGCTACGGGGTAAGTATAACCGGAGAAATTAGTGGAGGTGACGGGGGTTCCCCGGCCACCAATACGATTACTCTGGCCAACTTATCTAAGGCTCACGAGGCCGTCTTTAAAACTAGGCTGCATATCGTTGTGAAGGCCGGCGGCTACGATATCTTCGGTATTATCGCAGCTGGAAACATCACCAAAATTTCCCCGGTCGCACGTGACGGTGAAGACCGTACCATTTCAGTGACTTTCGTGGCCGGTAAAGATTATGCCAAAAATAAGAAGGTCTACAACCCATATTCCGGGAGCAAGGCGGTCAAGCATTCTTATAAGACGTCCAGTGGTCGAACGATTACTTGGACGACGTCGAAGAAGAAACTTATGGCCATCAAGTTTAAACGTAACACCAAGGCTAAGACAATTATTAAGCGAATTAGTCGTGAGGCCGGTATTCCAATTGCCGTGCTGCACCTTAAGAAGAATAAGGTGTACAAACATGGCTACTCGTTAACCAAAAAGCCAGAATCGGCCATTAAGGCCATTGTTAAGGATTGTGGTAGTCGCTTCCAGTATCGAATGGACGATATCGTGATCGACTACGAGGAGAAGCCCAAGCTATACCAAACGCACCTTTATTTCACACTGAAGGATGGCTTGGTCAATATGCCTACGATCAACAAAGAAGACGGCAAGAAAGTTACTTGGACGATTGTAACCTATCTCAATCCCCTGGTGGCCAATGGTTCCGTTTTTTACGTGGCCGAGAATATCAAATCACTAGTGCGGGTAAAGAATTACACGCATTCCTTAGATGACATGCAAACGACTTGTGAAGTGGAGGTGGTCTAGTGAGCCAGGATAGAAATGATGCACTAAAGCTGATTGTCGATGAACTCATGCCTTACTTTCAGGCCGGAGTTAGTGTCCACTTAAAATGCCGGGTCGTTAGCATTGAATGGGGATCGCCAATGTATGCCGACGTACAACCAATTGCCGAGCAATCTGACGGAACAACCAGGGCAATGATTGGCGACTGTTTGGTGTCTGCCGCGGCCGCAGAGTATTTGAAGGATGGGAAGCCAACCAAACTTAAACGCGGTGATATTGTGGAAGTTTCCTTTGATGATCGTGACCAGGATAATTTTACCGGTTCCGGAGAGTATAGCCTGGCTAGTCGGCGAATGCATAGTGTCAATGACGGGACCGTTGTGGGGGTGATTAGGTGAGTCAAGATTTACAGGTCGATGAAACAAACGACATCCAATTGGATCCGGATACTGGCGATTTCATTATGACCGATGATTCTGATCTAACCGAGGCAACTCGGATAGCCCTGGGTACCAATGCGGGCGAATTGGAATGGAATACCGGCTTTGGCCTAGATCACTTAAACCTGCTATCTATGATTGACGACGAACCAGCCATGGAGGCCGAAATCAGCGATTATCTGGAGGCCCAGTTTGATAACTTTGTGAGTGCCGAGATTACTAGTGTGACGCGTAAGCAACGAGTAGCCACGATTAGTCTGAAGGTAATTTATTCTGATGACAACGGTAATGAGACGACGGCCGAAACAGAAACGGAGGTGGAGACCAATGGGAATGAGTGATGACAAAACCGGGTTTGATAAGCTTGAACTCGATGATGTCCGAGAACTGACCGACCAAGGTTTTAAAGACCACTTTGGCGAAGATGCACCAGTCGACGACGCGCATCATATGGGTCAATTATCTGGCGTGATGGCCGCCCGAGGTGAGGACGTTGAAGAGCTGGCCCAAACCGTCAGAAATGCTAATTCCATTCTTCGTGGACGTAATCAGGACTTGGATATCTTAGGGGCCGATGAAGCCGTTAATCGAAAGCCTGCAACCTCCGCCACCGTTTATCTGCAAATCGACGCCGATGTGGGGACCATTATCCCGGCTGGTACGGAGTATAGCACTGGCGAAGAGGTCATCTTTAATACGCTAGATGATGTTGCAGTCGGTGAGGTGGCCACTATTAAAGGGGACGATGGGAAAGATGTTCCTCTGACCGATGACGACGGTAATGAACTTGGCCGGGTAACGGTTCAGGCGCAGGCCGATGAACCAGGATCAACGGGCAACGTCGGGGCCAACACCATTACTGGTGAAGAGAGTAGCGACGGCATCGAAGGCGTCATGCGAGTAACCAATCCTGAGCCTTCCTCCGGTGGGGCCGATATTGAGTCCGAAGTTGATTATCGGGCCCGGCTGATGACTAATCACCTAGCTAAATCAGACTCCACGGAAGATGGTATGACGGCCAAGGTCGACAACGTCGCCGGCGTAATCCAGTGTAAGGTGACTGCTAACAACGAACTTACTACTGACGCGGCTGGCAATCCACCGAAAACAACTCACTTCTATGTAATCGGTGGGGCCGACCAAGATGTGGCCGATGCCATTTTTCACTCGATTGCATTACCCGGGCATACCTATGGCGAGGTCTCCAAGACGGTTCTTAACCATAGCGGCCAAGAACGGACCGTTTATTTCTCGCGGGCCAAGCTACAAACCGTGTACGTTCAAATTCACATTAAAACGGATGACGGTTATGACAGTGATAACGGTATTGCCAACTTAAAGAATCAGGTTTTAGCTTATGACCACACCTTAACTATGGGTGACTCGCTACTTTACTCGAAACTATTTGAATATCTCTGGCAAGTTAGTGGAATCACCAGTATCGGCCTAACTGTAGGGACTGATAAGACCAAACTAGCGCTTGGTAACGTGACCGTGGACGAATACTCACTGGCCTACATTACGTCTGACGATATCGAGGTGATCCTTGATGACTGATGACCAATGGCAAGACCTATGGGAAGATCTTCAGGTCGACGATGATACGCTTCGTCAGAAGGTGATGAACGCCTTACCGGGCATGATGAATCAAAATCCGGATAGTACCAATCAAGCGGTTCTAGAGATTATCGCTGATGAGGTTGTACGTGAGGTGGATCGATTCCGGACAATCTGGAAGGAATATTTACTGGATAACCAGAGCGGTACCGTCCTTGATGCGACAGCGGCAGACTGGGGCATTAGTCGGATTGACAATGATGACGACTTCCTTCGGTTCCAGATTCGGTTGTCCCGGATGCTGGCTCGAATGGGGGTCACGGAGAACGACATCATTGACCTGATTGCCTACATCTTACAGGCGGACCCGACCGAGTTCGATGTAATCACTGATCCGGAACAGCTGGGCGGGGATCCGGAGGCGGTGCGATTCACCAACATTCCGAATCGCTATAGTAAGTCTGCTCGTAAAAAGAACCTTCTGGTTAAAGCACTAGAGTCAGCCGTTATGCCAGAAGTAAAAATTGTCAGCGTTGACTTTCAAGCTGTCGCTACCCAGACGCTATACGTGGCCACAGTCACTAAAAAGGAGCGTTCTCACTTTGCTGTTATGGATAGCATGAGAGACCGCGCACACACTACGGATGATAATACGACCGTGGCCACAGTCACTCAGCGGCAGCGGCTTCACCAAGTCTCTAAGGAGGGATAAAAGTGCAATTTGATACTACCTATTTGACCGAAGCTGGTCGATCACTGGCAACAGGCACACTTGGGGGCTTGGATAAAATCCAGTTCACCCGAGCAGTGGCCTCAAGCCATGATTACTCAGCTACTCCGGTCAACGATTTAAAAAAGCTCACATCAATTGAAGATGTGCAACAAACGGTCGATTACTCACGAATCATTAAGAAGGATGACACTACCTTGACTATGCGGGTAGACTTTCCGTCTAAAGATGTAACAACGGCATACAGTCTCTATACAGTCGGCTTTTATGCACGACCAGAAAACGGGGATGAAATTCTGTATGGAGTACTGCCGAGCTCTCTACCAGACTACATTGTTGCATATGACGGCAAGTCCAACTTAAATGATTCATTCCAGACTGATACAACGGTTAGTGATGCCGATAATGTTTTGATTACTGTCAGTCAGGCTGGGTCGCTTAATGAAGCCGACCTTGATGCAATCTTTGCATCAAAACACATTGCAACGGTTGAAGACATCAAGGATAACTTGCCGGATGACATCGCCAAGACCAGCGAGGACAATACCTTCACGGGCACCAACACCTTTGAGAAGGACCCGGTGGATGCCGCGGGTGATCCGTATGTAACGGGTGCCGGAGCAATTGCAGCAGCCCAAGGCCACTTTGCTCAGGCGAGCGAATCTGGCGGAGTAACGATTGACGGCGTTGAACTGGGAGTAGACACCGCCGGAAAGCTCAAGTATGGCGATGATTTAGTACTGATGGCGAATAAGCCGCAGGCACCAGGTTTCACCGTCGAAATGGACTTTTCCGTTGGTCAGCCACAATGGACGGTCACACTGCCTAAGATTGATGGTGGGGCCTCGATCGTGTCTTCAACCGTGCAGTACCGTAAGAGCGGCGACACCGATTGGACCAGCATTCAATCTGCAGTATCCACGCTGACGGGCCATGTAACCGGGCTCACAGGCAACTCGGAGTATGAATTCCAAGCCTTCGTCACCAACTATGCCGGCGACAGCCCCTACTCAGAAGTGATGACCGTGAAGACCATGGATGACCGATTTTTCGGCGCGTCTTGGGACATGAGTAGTGATCCGAAGCTAACCCGTACAGATGCCGCGGTCGGCTTGGTAGCAGGGATTAACGGAGCTCAGAACGACTTTGACACAGTTGGCCCTTGGGCAAAGATGGACAAGACTATCACGGACGATAAGGGCAACTCTTTCGTCCGAATTCCTAAGCTGTATATCAAGAAAACTCAGACCGATAAGCTAGCGACCTGGCAAGTATCCTTGAGCAAAATCGATGATTCCTGGTATCTGCCAAAGTGTTTCTGGGACTTCACTAATCAAAAAGAGTTGGATTACGTGGACGTGGGTCGTTATGAAGGAACAATCAGTAGCGGCAAGCTACAATCTAAGAGTGGAGTAATGGCAACGGTTTCTCAATCGATTGGAACGTTCAGAACGGATGCTAAAGCCAACGGGACTGGGTATCAGTTGCTAGATGTTCATGTGATTGATGTTTGGCAAGTGCTATTTGTCATTGAGTTTGCAACTATTAATTCTCAGAGTATCATGAACGGAATTTCTAGTGGGTCACAAGTGACAAACGGCTCTGGAACCAATCATGCTGGTTCTTCTGGATTCCTGTCTCCAACGGGTGCAATGGATTATCGTGGGATTGAGAACCTGTATGGAAACATTTTTCAGTTTGCCGATGGCGTTAATATGGCCTCAACAAAGCCATGGGTATGTGATGATTCGTCTAAGTATCAATCAGATCTATTTGCCGCCCCTTATACTAGTTTGAACTATTCGGTAGCAGCAACAGGGTACTCTGAACAAATGGGATTAGACACCAATCATCCTTTTGCCCAGTTTGCGACGAAAACAGGGGGCAGTGAGTCCACCTATTACTCAGATTACAACTATACCCCAAGTGGTAACTGTGTAGCTCTTTACGGCGGCGACTGGAACAGGTCCGGCGGCGATGGCGTTTTCTGCTGGCATCTGTACGAGTCGTCTTCGGGCTTGTTTTCTGACTTCGGGTCGCGTCTCGTTAAAAAGGCTTTGGCTTAAGGAGGACCGGGGGAGTTCTCCCCCGGGAACTTTTGGGGATTTGTGGTGCGCGGCAACTGGAACAATTCCGGCAACGATGGCGTTTTCTACTGGCATCTGAACGAGTCGTCTTCGAACTTGAATTCTGACATCGGGTCGCGTCTCCTTATTTGATGAATGAAATTGCACTGCATCTTCCCTGCCACTTGGCAAAAATTAGGCTGCTCAAAGCAGGAGCTAGTAGGATATCTCGAAAGTTCTTGAAGCTAATAAGGAAAACAAATTGCATAAATGCACATTTTGAAAAGAAAGGAGGAGCCTAATGAAGCGATATGGAAACTTGTTCGATAAAATTGTGAGTTCAGACAATCTGGGGCTTGCAATTGAAGAGGCCTCTAAGGGAAAACGCACCCGTAAGGGTGTTTCCCGTGTTCTGGATAACAAAGATTTCTACGTCATGCAGTTGCATGACATGCTAGTAGACCATGAGTACGTGCCTAACCATGTGGTTCGGCGCGTTATCCGTGACAAGGTGAAAACACGAACAATTGCTAAGCCACAGTTCTACCCGGACCAGGTAATTCAGTGGGCAACGATGCTAGTGCTACAGCCCATTTTTCTTAAAGGCATGTATGAGTACAGTGTGGGCTCAATCCCTCATCGCGGCACTTCGATGGGCCAGAAGGCGGTTAAAAAGTGGTTGCAAAATGACCCGAAAAATACGAAGTACTGCTTAAAAATGGATGTGCATAAGTTTTACCCATCCATCAACACTTCTGTGCTAAAGTCCAAGTTCCGTCGGAAAATCAAAGACCAGGATATCCTTTGGCTGCTTGATACACTTGTAGACCAGTTCGATAAAGGCCTACCAATCGGATTTTACTCCAGTCAGTGGTTTGCCAACTTTTTCCTGCAGGACCTAGACCACTACATCAAAGACAATTTGCAAATTCCATACCTAGTGCGAAACATCGATGACTTAGTGCTGTTAGGGCCAAACAAGAAGAAGTTACACAAAGCGGAGCGAGCGATATCTAGCTACCTGGCTGCTGAAGACTTAGAAGTAAAGCCCAACTGGCAGGTCTTCAAGGTTAATTCACGTCCGATTGATTTTTTGGGAATGCGCCTTTACCGGGGCCACACGACTTTGCGGCGCCGTAACGCGTTAAAAATCAAGCGAAGAATGGCTAAGATTTCCAAGAAAGCAACGCTAAACCGTTTTGACGCGGCGAGCGTTATAGCTTACTGGGGCTGGCTAAAGCACACCAACTCATACGGCTTCTATCATAAGTACGTGAAACCCAACTGTTCGATCAAAAAAGCAAAGGGGATTGTCAAACATGAAAACAATTTACGCAACCGCACCGACTGATAAGCCGGCCGGCTATGCCGTGTATGCCTTAGATCCGGTGCCCTACGGGGCGGACAAATATATCGGTTGGAAGATGGTCAAGATGAAGCAAACACTGGCCCTAGATGATAATGGCAAACAAATCATAGGCTCGGACGGCAAGCCACAAATGTTGTGTGTGGATGATCCAGACGCCGAAGTAACTTATGACCCGCACACCCAGGTGCTTAAACAGGTTGACCAGCAGGGTGAGCAAATTGAGCAACAGACGAAAAACATTGAGTCATTGCAAACTGAAAATAAAAGCCTTAAGTCAGCCAATGAGTTAACGCAGCAAGGGCTGATGGAAGCCGTCGATTACTTGTCTTCAAAACTAACACCGGCTAGCACCACGACCGACACCGGCTCAGCTGCAACAAGTACAGCAGCCCCAGCTAGTTCGGCAGCGAGTGAATCCTAGGAGGTGATGGCAATGGAATATTCTGCATTGGCACAGATTTACGCGCAAGCAATTATTGATGGCACACGGACTATTGAAGCCGTACCAGTCCCGTTTCGGTCTGATACCCAAGCCGTTTTGACGCAGTTACAATCAAACAAATAAGGAGATAATAAACTATGTTAAATTTCAAATTTTCAGCTTTAGCTGCTATCTATGCCGCAAACGTTTTGGACGGTGGTCGAACTATTGAAGAAGTCCCAGCCTACTTGCAGGACGATGTGAAGAATGTCCTTGGATCCGCAAAAAACTCTACCAGCATCTATTCATCTACTACGCCTGTGGCCTAGGATTGATGATTGGTGCTTTTTTGATGGGATTTTTTGTGGGAAAGGGGTGAAGTAATTGCATCGTATTAAAGATGGCCCGGTTCAACGGGCCTTTTCGCATTGGAATCATTTTTGTTTTGGCTTATTTTCAATGATAGGCGGCTTGTATATTTGGTTTCATCAAGGCTATTTAGATGATCCACGGGTGACACCACCGCCACCACCTTCACCGGCTGAACATGCAATCTTTGCCTTTGCTGACGACTGGTGGTTTTCATTGTGGTTAATTATCTGTGGTCTCGCTATTCTGGTTGGCGTCTTTCACAACCGGCGGTTGTTACGTGATGGTGGCCTAGTCGCCCTATCACCGGCAATGGGGGCCTTATCAGTGGCTTTTATTGTTCGGGGCTTGTTTGATGTGCGGTTTAACCTAACGTGGGTATTCGCCTTACTCATGCTGTTCTTGCTAGTCGGTACGT belongs to Levilactobacillus yonginensis and includes:
- a CDS encoding baseplate J/gp47 family protein, translating into MSDDKTGFDKLELDDVRELTDQGFKDHFGEDAPVDDAHHMGQLSGVMAARGEDVEELAQTVRNANSILRGRNQDLDILGADEAVNRKPATSATVYLQIDADVGTIIPAGTEYSTGEEVIFNTLDDVAVGEVATIKGDDGKDVPLTDDDGNELGRVTVQAQADEPGSTGNVGANTITGEESSDGIEGVMRVTNPEPSSGGADIESEVDYRARLMTNHLAKSDSTEDGMTAKVDNVAGVIQCKVTANNELTTDAAGNPPKTTHFYVIGGADQDVADAIFHSIALPGHTYGEVSKTVLNHSGQERTVYFSRAKLQTVYVQIHIKTDDGYDSDNGIANLKNQVLAYDHTLTMGDSLLYSKLFEYLWQVSGITSIGLTVGTDKTKLALGNVTVDEYSLAYITSDDIEVILDD
- a CDS encoding fibronectin type III domain-containing protein, whose protein sequence is MQFDTTYLTEAGRSLATGTLGGLDKIQFTRAVASSHDYSATPVNDLKKLTSIEDVQQTVDYSRIIKKDDTTLTMRVDFPSKDVTTAYSLYTVGFYARPENGDEILYGVLPSSLPDYIVAYDGKSNLNDSFQTDTTVSDADNVLITVSQAGSLNEADLDAIFASKHIATVEDIKDNLPDDIAKTSEDNTFTGTNTFEKDPVDAAGDPYVTGAGAIAAAQGHFAQASESGGVTIDGVELGVDTAGKLKYGDDLVLMANKPQAPGFTVEMDFSVGQPQWTVTLPKIDGGASIVSSTVQYRKSGDTDWTSIQSAVSTLTGHVTGLTGNSEYEFQAFVTNYAGDSPYSEVMTVKTMDDRFFGASWDMSSDPKLTRTDAAVGLVAGINGAQNDFDTVGPWAKMDKTITDDKGNSFVRIPKLYIKKTQTDKLATWQVSLSKIDDSWYLPKCFWDFTNQKELDYVDVGRYEGTISSGKLQSKSGVMATVSQSIGTFRTDAKANGTGYQLLDVHVIDVWQVLFVIEFATINSQSIMNGISSGSQVTNGSGTNHAGSSGFLSPTGAMDYRGIENLYGNIFQFADGVNMASTKPWVCDDSSKYQSDLFAAPYTSLNYSVAATGYSEQMGLDTNHPFAQFATKTGGSESTYYSDYNYTPSGNCVALYGGDWNRSGGDGVFCWHLYESSSGLFSDFGSRLVKKALA
- a CDS encoding reverse transcriptase domain-containing protein, whose translation is MKRYGNLFDKIVSSDNLGLAIEEASKGKRTRKGVSRVLDNKDFYVMQLHDMLVDHEYVPNHVVRRVIRDKVKTRTIAKPQFYPDQVIQWATMLVLQPIFLKGMYEYSVGSIPHRGTSMGQKAVKKWLQNDPKNTKYCLKMDVHKFYPSINTSVLKSKFRRKIKDQDILWLLDTLVDQFDKGLPIGFYSSQWFANFFLQDLDHYIKDNLQIPYLVRNIDDLVLLGPNKKKLHKAERAISSYLAAEDLEVKPNWQVFKVNSRPIDFLGMRLYRGHTTLRRRNALKIKRRMAKISKKATLNRFDAASVIAYWGWLKHTNSYGFYHKYVKPNCSIKKAKGIVKHENNLRNRTD
- a CDS encoding CD1375 family protein — translated: MEYSALAQIYAQAIIDGTRTIEAVPVPFRSDTQAVLTQLQSNK
- a CDS encoding CD1375 family protein; amino-acid sequence: MLNFKFSALAAIYAANVLDGGRTIEEVPAYLQDDVKNVLGSAKNSTSIYSSTTPVA